A single genomic interval of Helianthus annuus cultivar XRQ/B chromosome 13, HanXRQr2.0-SUNRISE, whole genome shotgun sequence harbors:
- the LOC110898326 gene encoding cytochrome P450 76A1-like, with translation MIQNRAAMEFNWTVGLVSFITLFSIILIRRKKAAIAGKRQPPAPPGWPVFGNLFNLGSMPHRTVAGLATEYGPVVRLKLGSVNTVAILSAKAATELFKNHDLTFVERTITETSKSHDYDKSSLALAPYGMYWRVLRKICTVEMLVAKRINQSSDVRRQCVDNMLDWIETEAKSAKTGKGVHVAKFVFLASFNLLGNLMLSRDLANPDSKLGSEFFTSMIGLMEWGGHPNISDLYPWLKWFDLQGLRSKMDRDVGKAMEIATGWVKERVEKRLKEAEQCSGERRKDFLDVLLDYEGTGKDEPEKMSERDITIFILEIFLAGSETTSSTIEWALTELLRCPEKMVRAKDELASVIGPNKKLDESSIDKLPYLQAIIKETLRLHAPIPFLVPRKARHDTNFMGYHIPKDTQLFVNAWAIGRDPECWENPNSFEPERFLGSTIDYKGQHFELIPFGAGRRMCVGVPLAQRVLHLVLGSLLHEFDWEVESHVKPKTLNMNDKMGVVVRKLEPLKAIPKKVKR, from the exons ATGATCCAAAATAGAGCGGCAATGGAGTTTAATTGGACAGTTGGTCTAGTATCTTTCATCACCCTTTTCTCTATTATTCTCATCCGTCGGAAAAAGGCAGCTATTGCCGGAAAAAGGCAACCACCAGCACCACCCGGGTGGCCGGTGTTCGGTAACCTTTTTAATCTTGGTTCCATGCCACATAGAACCGTGGCCGGGCTAGCCACCGAATACGGTCCTGTTGTTAGGCTAAAACTTGGATCTGTAAACACAGTGGCGATCTTGAGTGCCAAGGCCGCCACTGAGTTATTCAAGAACCATGATTTGACGTTTGTGGAACGCACAATAACCGAGACTAGTAAGTCTCATGACTATGACAAATCTTCCTTAGCGTTAGCTCCGTACGGAATGTACTGGAGAGTGCTGAGGAAGATCTGTACAGTCGAGATGCTCGTTGCTAAAAGGATCAACCAGTCGAGTGATGTGAGGAGACAGTGTGTCGATAATATGTTAGATTGGATTGAAACAGAAGCCAAATCGGCTAAAACCGGGAAGGGGGTGCACGTAGCGAAGTTTGTTTTTCTCGCGTCGTTTAACTTGCTAGGGAACCTTATGCTCTCCCGAGACTTGGCGAATCCGGATTCGAAACTTGGGTCCGAGTTTTTTACGTCAATGATAGGGTTGATGGAGTGGGGTGGTCATCCGAATATATCGGATTTATACCCGTGGCTAAAGTGGTTTGATTTGCAAGGGTTGAGATCGAAAATGGACCGAGATGTTGGAAAAGCGATGGAGATAGCAACCGGGTGGGTGAAAGAGCGGGTGGAGAAGCGGTTGAAGGAGGCGGAACAATGTAGCGGCGAGAGGAGGAAGGACTTTCTAGACGTGTTATTGGACTATGAAGGCACCGGAAAAGATGAACCCGAAAAGATGTCCGAGAGAGACATCACCATCTTTATTTTG GAGATATTTCTAGCCGGTTCAGAAACAACGAGTAGCACCATTGAGTGGGCTCTGACTGAGTTATTACGATGCCCTGAGAAAATGGTTCGGGCCAAAGACGAGCTTGCCTCGGTCATTGGTCCGAACAAGAAGCTCGACGAGAGTTCAATCGATAAACTTCCTTACTTACAAGCCATCATAAAGGAAACGCTACGGTTGCACGCTCCGATTCCTTTCTTGGTCCCACGAAAGGCACGCCACGATACCAATTTCATGGGATATCATATCCCTAAAGATACCCAATTGTTTGTCAATGCATGGGCCATCGGCAGAGATCCCGAGTGTTGGGAGAACCCTAACTCCTTTGAGCCAGAGAGATTCTTGGGCTCAACAATTGACTATAAAGGTCAACACTTTGAACTCATACCCTTTGGTGCGGGTAGAAGGATGTGTGTAGGTGTGCCGCTGGCGCAGCGCGTGTTACACCTTGTCTTAGGATCGTTGCTACATGAGTTTGATTGGGAGGTTGAAAGCCATGTGAAGCCGAAGACTTTGAACATGAATGATAAAATGGGGGTTGTTGTAAGGAAACTGGAACCACTGAAAGCAATACCCAAGAAAGTTAAACGTTAA